In one window of Candidatus Eisenbacteria bacterium DNA:
- a CDS encoding UDP-glucose/GDP-mannose dehydrogenase family protein, protein MYKICVVGTGYVGLVTGACLADFGNQVTCVDSDSSKIAKLRKLTVPFFEYGLEEIVKRNVREGRLSFSESLKDSVRESLVIFIAVGTPTDSKGETDLGSVKAAAAEIGKSMNGYRLIVEKSTVPVGTSRMVEEIVRKSMRGRYSFDVASNPEFLREGSAVENFLRPDRVVIGTRSKKAEKILSEIYRPLYLIETPMVKTNVETAELIKYASNAFLATKVSFINEVAVVCEKVNADVQVVAKGMGLDRRIGPKFLHAGPGYGGSCFPKDTKAFIEFSSVLGLDLKIVKATIEANNRQKKLMVEKISRAISGTRGKTICVLGLSFKPETDDVREAPSIYIIKELKKRGAKIKAFDPVAMPSASQVLSGVEFCANSYDAAKGSHCVVIVTEWNEFRRLDFAKLKRIMKTPVLVDLRNVYDPEVPAAAGFKYFGVGR, encoded by the coding sequence ATGTACAAGATCTGTGTCGTTGGAACAGGGTACGTTGGGCTTGTAACCGGTGCATGCCTGGCTGACTTTGGGAATCAGGTCACCTGTGTTGACTCCGATTCGTCAAAAATCGCCAAGCTAAGAAAGCTCACGGTTCCATTCTTTGAGTACGGGCTTGAAGAGATTGTAAAGAGAAACGTCCGCGAAGGGCGACTCTCTTTTTCGGAATCACTGAAGGATTCGGTCAGGGAGTCGCTCGTGATTTTCATCGCAGTCGGAACGCCCACAGATTCAAAAGGGGAGACTGACCTGGGAAGCGTGAAGGCGGCCGCTGCCGAAATAGGCAAAAGCATGAACGGATATAGACTGATAGTGGAGAAAAGCACGGTTCCCGTTGGAACATCGAGGATGGTGGAAGAAATCGTCAGAAAGAGTATGCGCGGACGCTACTCCTTTGATGTCGCGTCCAACCCGGAGTTCCTGAGGGAAGGATCGGCAGTCGAGAACTTCCTGCGCCCGGATAGAGTCGTGATCGGCACAAGGTCCAAAAAGGCGGAGAAAATCCTGTCTGAAATATACAGACCGCTCTATCTCATTGAAACACCGATGGTGAAGACCAATGTGGAGACTGCTGAATTGATAAAGTACGCCTCAAATGCATTCCTGGCCACAAAGGTTTCTTTCATAAACGAAGTTGCAGTGGTTTGTGAGAAAGTGAATGCAGACGTGCAGGTCGTCGCAAAGGGGATGGGGCTCGACCGGAGAATCGGACCGAAGTTCCTGCATGCCGGCCCCGGGTACGGCGGCTCTTGCTTCCCGAAAGATACAAAGGCATTCATCGAATTCAGCTCTGTGCTTGGCCTTGATCTGAAGATAGTGAAGGCGACGATTGAGGCGAACAACAGACAGAAAAAACTGATGGTTGAAAAGATAAGCCGCGCTATTTCGGGTACAAGAGGGAAGACTATTTGTGTCCTGGGTCTGTCCTTCAAGCCTGAGACGGACGACGTCAGGGAGGCCCCATCAATCTACATCATCAAGGAACTCAAGAAGAGAGGGGCGAAGATAAAAGCATTTGACCCGGTCGCAATGCCGTCTGCTTCACAAGTGCTCTCCGGAGTCGAGTTCTGTGCAAATTCCTACGATGCTGCAAAAGGAAGCCATTGCGTTGTCATTGTGACCGAGTGGAACGAGTTTAGACGGCTGGATTTTGCCAAGCTCAAGAGAATCATGAAGACACCAGTTCTTGTTGATCTCAGAAATGTCTATGACCCTGAGGTTCCAGCTGCTGCAGGGTTCAAGTACTTCGGCGTTGGGAGATGA
- a CDS encoding GDP-mannose 4,6-dehydratase produces MRILITGILGFVAGYVISELKDKGHEIVGIDILDAAGKEKARRLPRDVTVLNCDLSELGQISPLLDETFPDLLIHLAAQSSAGKSFDDPHGTFISNAVGSLNLLESMRKKEYHGKAVFVGTSEMYRGGKERVPVNEDAPFLPVSPYAASKAAQDMMAEQYSQCYALKIVRTRSFSHTGPGQTTVFAIPAFAQQLALIGAGKKEPVLEVGNLDVVRDYTDVRDVARAYVLLLEKGRPGEAYNVSSGKGRSVRDILMKMIEISGLKVELKTIPSKIRRSDIEYLVGDNSKISRETGWRPDFGIDETLSSVLEYWREQVREGTTPGGKQSLVRG; encoded by the coding sequence ATTGACATCCTGGATGCTGCGGGGAAAGAGAAAGCACGCAGGCTGCCCCGAGATGTCACTGTTCTGAACTGTGATCTCTCGGAGCTCGGTCAAATCAGTCCGCTTCTGGATGAGACCTTTCCCGACCTGCTGATTCACCTTGCTGCCCAAAGTTCTGCAGGAAAATCTTTTGACGACCCCCATGGGACATTCATTTCGAACGCGGTCGGGAGCCTGAATCTGCTTGAGAGCATGAGAAAAAAGGAATACCATGGAAAGGCCGTTTTTGTCGGGACCTCCGAGATGTACCGGGGAGGAAAAGAACGGGTTCCGGTCAATGAGGACGCCCCTTTTCTTCCTGTCAGCCCGTATGCTGCAAGCAAAGCCGCACAGGACATGATGGCTGAACAGTACAGCCAGTGTTATGCCCTCAAGATTGTTAGAACCCGGTCGTTCAGCCACACCGGTCCAGGGCAGACAACGGTGTTCGCAATCCCTGCCTTTGCCCAGCAGCTTGCTCTTATCGGGGCTGGGAAGAAAGAGCCGGTTCTCGAAGTCGGCAATCTGGATGTGGTCCGCGACTATACGGATGTGCGTGATGTTGCAAGGGCCTATGTTCTTTTGCTTGAGAAGGGAAGGCCGGGGGAGGCATACAATGTGTCCTCCGGCAAGGGCCGCTCGGTGAGAGATATCCTCATGAAGATGATTGAGATTTCAGGGTTAAAGGTTGAGCTGAAAACCATTCCGTCCAAGATCAGAAGGTCAGACATTGAGTATCTTGTCGGAGACAATTCGAAGATATCCAGGGAGACCGGCTGGAGACCTGACTTCGGAATAGATGAAACGCTCTCTTCCGTGCTCGAATACTGGCGGGAGCAAGTCAGGGAGGGCACCACACCAGGCGGCAAGCAGAGTCTCGTGAGGGGGTAA
- a CDS encoding dTDP-4-dehydrorhamnose 3,5-epimerase family protein: protein MIDGVKTKKLKLIPDERGYLMEMLRSDDEIFRGFGQVYLTVAYDGVVKGWHYHKKQTDYFVVVRGMMKVVLYDQRENSPTRGEVNEFVMGELNPMLLVIPPEIVHGMKAVGGQAGYLINCPDQVYNHESPDEYRIDPHEGGIPYDWARKDG from the coding sequence ATGATTGACGGAGTCAAGACAAAAAAGCTCAAGCTTATTCCTGATGAGAGAGGGTATCTCATGGAAATGCTGAGGAGCGATGACGAAATCTTCAGAGGTTTTGGACAGGTGTATCTCACGGTCGCTTACGACGGTGTCGTAAAAGGGTGGCACTATCACAAGAAGCAGACCGACTATTTTGTCGTCGTGCGGGGCATGATGAAGGTTGTTCTTTATGACCAGAGGGAGAATTCACCGACACGGGGAGAGGTTAACGAGTTCGTCATGGGAGAATTGAACCCCATGCTTCTTGTGATTCCCCCGGAAATCGTTCACGGCATGAAAGCGGTTGGGGGCCAGGCCGGGTATCTGATAAACTGCCCGGACCAGGTGTACAATCATGAATCTCCCGACGAGTACAGGATTGATCCTCACGAAGGCGGGATTCCGTACGATTGGGCAAGGAAAGACGGCTGA
- the rfbB gene encoding dTDP-glucose 4,6-dehydratase, producing MPVSISLNESKLLVTGGAGFIGSNFVRHLLGKYKGVTIVVLDKLTYAGNLANLASVENDKRYSFVKGDICDMAVVERTMAGCNVVLNFAAETHVDRAIGDPGSFVTTDVYGSYVLLETAKRLGIEKFVQISTDEVYGEILGDPVKEDAQLLPRNPYSASKAGADRLAYSYYATYGLPVIITRCSNNYGPNQYPEKMIPLFVTNAMEDKPLPVYGDGKNTRDWIFVEDHCTALELLVERDSVNGEVFNIGAGAELSVLQMASKILSILNKPNSLIRFVKDRLGHDRRYALNFDKIRNATGWSPSLGFDEGLSRTVRWYLENRDWWERIKSGEFRKYYEAMYKFS from the coding sequence GTGCCAGTTAGCATTTCACTCAACGAAAGCAAGCTTCTTGTCACGGGCGGGGCAGGTTTCATTGGCTCCAACTTCGTCCGGCATCTTCTCGGCAAGTACAAAGGTGTTACGATTGTCGTGCTGGACAAGCTCACGTATGCCGGAAACCTTGCGAACCTGGCCTCAGTTGAGAATGACAAAAGGTATTCGTTCGTAAAAGGTGATATATGCGACATGGCAGTCGTCGAGCGCACCATGGCAGGCTGCAACGTCGTTCTCAACTTCGCTGCCGAGACACACGTTGACAGGGCAATTGGCGACCCGGGCAGTTTTGTAACGACCGATGTCTATGGAAGCTACGTTCTCCTCGAGACGGCGAAACGGCTGGGCATAGAGAAATTCGTTCAGATTTCAACGGATGAAGTATACGGCGAGATACTCGGTGATCCCGTGAAAGAGGACGCGCAGCTTTTGCCGAGGAACCCGTACTCGGCCAGCAAAGCCGGCGCAGATAGACTCGCGTATTCTTACTATGCAACCTATGGATTGCCGGTGATAATAACCCGGTGCTCAAACAACTACGGCCCGAACCAGTACCCGGAGAAGATGATTCCCCTCTTCGTGACAAATGCGATGGAGGACAAACCCCTCCCAGTCTACGGAGACGGAAAGAATACCCGGGACTGGATTTTTGTGGAAGATCACTGCACGGCACTTGAACTTCTCGTTGAGCGGGATAGTGTGAACGGAGAAGTATTCAACATCGGCGCTGGAGCGGAGCTAAGTGTTCTGCAAATGGCGTCGAAAATCCTTTCGATCCTTAACAAACCTAACTCTCTAATCCGCTTCGTTAAGGACAGGCTGGGTCACGATAGACGGTATGCCCTCAATTTCGACAAGATAAGAAATGCCACTGGCTGGTCTCCATCACTTGGATTTGACGAAGGATTGTCGCGGACAGTGAGGTGGTATCTTGAAAACAGGGATTGGTGGGAAAGGATCAAATCTGGTGAGTTCAGGAAATACTATGAGGCAATGTACAAGTTTTCATAA